The window CGCCCGGAGGTAAAACCGCCCGAGGCACCTCCCAGCGCTTTGCCGAGCGTGCTGGTAATGATATCGATCTTGCCTTCAACTTTACAATACTCGTAACTGCCTTTGCCGTTTTCGCCCATGAAACCTGTCGCGTGGGAATCATCGACCATAACCAAAGCATCGTATTTCTCGGCCAGATCGGTTATTTCCTGCAACCTGGCAATATCACCATCCATTGAAAAGACGCCGTCGGTCGCGACCAGGCGGACTTTTTTATTTTGGGTTTCCTTGAGATGTTTTTCCAGGTCGGCCATGTCGTTGTGAGCGAAACGACGACGTTCCGCTTTGCAGAGCCTGATGCCGTCGATGATACTGGCATGGTTCAGCGCATCGGAAATGACCGCGTCGTTATCGTCCAAAAGCGTTTCAAACAATCCACCGTTGGCATCGAAACAGGAGGAATACAAAATCGTGTCCTCCATGCCCAGAAAATCGGCTACCTTCTTTTCGAGTTGCTTATGGATATCCAGGGTGCCACAGATAAACCGAACCGATGACATCCCGTAGCCGTATTGATCCAAAGTCTTCTTGCCGGCGTCGATCAGGTCGGGATGATTTGCCAGTCCCAGATAATTATTGGCGCAGAAGTTTATAACTTCGCGGGGCTGTCCTCCCGGCTCAGAGGCTTTTATATCGGCTGACTGTTGCGAACTGATCAGGAGCTCGTCCTTGTAGAGACCGTCATCCTTGATCGATTCGATTACCTCATTGTATTTTTCAGCGGAAGTCGAGTAAGTCATGGCTAACTCCATTTATTGCGGTTAACTGCGTTCGCAGGTTTCTTCCATTATCGCTGAAAGCTAAAATATATCAGCGTGAAGGACTTGTCAACTCGCGGGAAAGCTTACTTTTTCAACGGGA of the Candidatus Zixiibacteriota bacterium genome contains:
- the kbl gene encoding glycine C-acetyltransferase — protein: MTYSTSAEKYNEVIESIKDDGLYKDELLISSQQSADIKASEPGGQPREVINFCANNYLGLANHPDLIDAGKKTLDQYGYGMSSVRFICGTLDIHKQLEKKVADFLGMEDTILYSSCFDANGGLFETLLDDNDAVISDALNHASIIDGIRLCKAERRRFAHNDMADLEKHLKETQNKKVRLVATDGVFSMDGDIARLQEITDLAEKYDALVMVDDSHATGFMGENGKGSYEYCKVEGKIDIITSTLGKALGGASGGFTSGRAKIIELLRQRSRPYLFSNTVAPVVIGASLRVLDLLTESSSLRDKLHENTRYFREQMTSAGFDIRDGVHPIVPIMLGEARLAKNMASDMFAEGIYVIGFSFPVVPRGQARIRVQLSAAHEKNHLDQAVEAFIKIGRKYDILGKKMEEIIEMYADK